CGTATCGCGTGGAAGGCAACGGACTGCTGGTCGGCATCGCGGAGCCGCTGCCCGACGACATCCCGCTCGAAGGCGAGCAGACGCTCGCTCAATTCGGTTCGTGCGCCGAGGTGCTCGAGCGCATCATCAACGCGCTGAAGAAGTCCGATCCGGAGAAAATGCCGTTCGGCGAACCGTTCCGCCTCGACGATCCGAGCTGGGTGTCGAACCGCCTCGCGGAACTGCTGCCGCTCGACCTGCGTGCGCGGCAGAAGCTGATGGAGTTTCCGGACGTCGGCGCACGCATCGACGCCGTGCACCACGTGCTCGACCGGCACGGCTGGCTGTAAGCGTCACCGGCCCGGCGATTTCCGGGCAGCTCGGCGCCCTTCCCCCTTCGTTACAGCAGCGGCCCGCTCAGTGCGTCGAGCAGCTTGCGCACGGGCGCCGGCACGCCGTACGCATCGAGCCGGCTCAGCGGCACCCACGCGGTATCGGCGTCTCGTGCGGACGAAGGCAATCCGCCGCCGTCCGCCACGTCGCTCAGCCGCGGCTCGATCTCCAGCCGGAAATGCGTGAACGTGTGCATGAGCGGCGCGAGCGGCACCGTGCCGCCACCGCCGAAGCCGCGCGCGAGTTCCGCGAGTGCCGCATCGCCGTCCGCTTGCGGCAGGCTCCACAGCCCGCCCCAGATGCCGGTCGGCGGCCGCCGTTCCAGCAACACGGCGTCGCCGTCGCGCAGCACGAGCATCCAGGTCTTGCGCGTCGGCACGGCCTTCTTCGGCCGCGCGGCCGGCAGTTCGCGCTGGCGGCCCGTGGATTGCGCGACGCAATCGCCCGCGAACGGGCAGCGCGCGCAATCGGGCTTGCCGCGCACGCACAGCGTCGCGCCAAGATCCATCAGCCCCTGCGTATAGGCGCTCACGTCAGCCGCGTTCGCCGCGTCGGGCAGCAGCGATTCGGCGAGCGCCCACATGTCGTTCTCGACGCGCTTCTCGCCCGGAAACCCCTCGACGCCGAACACGCGCGCGAGTACGCGCTTCACGTTACCGTCGAGAATCGTCGCGCGCGCGCCGTAGGCGAACGACGCGATCGCCGCGGCCGTCGAGCGGCCGATGCCCGGCAGTTCGGCCAGCGCGTCGGGCGTTGCCGGAAACGCGCCGCCATGCTCGGCAACGACGACCTGCGCGCAGCGATGCAGGTTGCGCGCTCGCGAGTAGTAGCCGAGCCCCGCCCACAGCGCCATCACGTCGTCGGTCGGCGCGGCCGCGAGCGCGGCGACGTCGGGGTAGCGTTCGAGAAAGCGCGTGTAATACGGAATGACGGTCGACACCTGCGTCTGCTGCAGCATGATTTCCGACAGCCAGATCCGGTATGGATCGCGGGTGTTCTGCCACGGCAGGTCGTGGCGGCCGTGCTCGCGCTGCCACGCGACGAGGCGCGTGGCGAACGTGCGATGCAGCGGCGTGACGGGGAACGGAGCGGGGGCGATGCGGGGCGGCTTCAAGTTATCTAATCGTGAAAAATGGTTTCAACGCTGGCAGGTCGGGCAGAAATAGGTCGATCGCTGGCCCTGCACGATCTGGCGGATCGGCGTGCCGCATACGCGGCACGGCTGGCCTGCACGGTCGTAGACGAAGCAGTCGAGCTGGAAGTAGCCGCTTTCGCCGTTGCTGCCGACAAAATCGCGCAACGTGCTGCCGCCGCGCTCGATCGCGTCGGCAAGCGTCGCACGCACTGCGTCGGCCAGCCGCTCGTAGCGCGGCAGCGAGACCTTGCCGGCGGCCGTCGTCGGCCGGATGCCGGCACGAAACAGGCTCTCCGACGCATAGATGTTGCCGACGCCGACGACCATGTCGCCCGCGAGCAGCGCCTGCTTGACCGACACCGTGCGGCCGCGCGTGCGCGCGTGCAGCAGCGCGCCGGTGAACGCAGGCGAGAACGGCTCGACACCGAGGCTCGCGAGCAGCGGATGCGCGTGCACGTCGCCCGCTTCGCGCGGGTGCCACAGCACGGCGCCGAAGCGGCGCGGATCGCGGAACCGCAGCACGAATTCGTCGAAGATCCAGTCGATGTGGTCGTGCTTCGCGGCGACCGGCACGCCGGCCGCGGGCAACACGCGCAGCGTGCCCGTCATGCCGAGATGGACGATGAACCAGCCGGCGTCGACCTCGAACAGCAGATACTTGCCGCGCCGCTCGACGGCGATCACCTCGCGCGCGCGCAACTGCTCGGCGAGCCCCGCCGGCACGGGCCAGCGCAGCATCGCGGTACGGACGTCGACACGCTCGACGCGGCGGCCTGCGACAAAGGGCTCGATGCCCCGGCGCGTGACTTCGACTTCTGGCAACTCTGGCATGTTTTGCAGGTCTGAAACTGGATTCACGATCGTGCGTGTATTGTAGCGAGCGCGTTACAATCGGTTGAAACATCGAACGGATTTCCATGACCCTGCCCTCGAAGCTGCTTCAGAAGCGTCCCGCCGCCGTGCGCGGCGCGCGCGCCTTCCCGGTCCGCCGTGCACTCGGCGCCGCGTTGTTTGCCGCCTGGACCCTCACCGCCTTCCCGGCCCACGCGCAGGATCCGGCATCGGACGACGCGGAGTCGCAGGGCGCGTTCGAGCATGTGATGCCGGACGAGCAGAAGAATCTCCCCGGTGTACCGCTGACGAGCCAGATCGTCTACCAGGTGCTCGCCGCCGAAGTCGCGCTCCAGCGCAACCAGCCGGCGCCGGCCTACCAGACCTACCTCGCGCTCGCCCGCGACACGCGCGATCCGCGCATGGCGCAGCGCGCGACCGAAATCGCGCTCGGTGCGCAGAGCCCGGCCGACGCGCTGTCCGCCGCGAACCTGTGGCGCCAGTACGCGCCGGATTCGAACCGCGCGTCGCAGGTCGACGCCGCGCTGCTGGTGCTCGCCGGCAAGCCGGCCGACGCGCAGCCGATGCTCGCGCGCGAGCTGTCCCGCGCGACCGGCGAGACGCGCGGCCCCGCGATCCTCGCGCTGCAGGCATTGCTCGTGCGCGGCTCCGACCGCGTCGGCGGCCTCGCGGTGCTGAAGGACATGCTGAAGAACGACATGAACCGGCCCGAGGCACAGCTCGCGATCGCGCGGCAACAGCTCGCGGTCGACGACAAGGACGGCGCCGCGCAGTCGCTGAAGCAGGCGCTGGCGCTGCGCCCCGACTACCTGCCGGCGGCGCTGATGCTGTCGCAGATGGGCCCGGCGGAGCGCGCGGCCGGCATCGCGTCGTTCGAGAAATATGTTCAGCAGAATCCGAAGTCGCGCGATGCGCGGCTGGCGCTGTCGCAGCTGTATCTCGCCGACGATCGCCTCGAGGACGCGCAGAAGCAGTTCGAGACGATGCGCAAGCTCGACTCGAAGGATCCGACGCCGCTGATGGCGCTCGCGCTGATCAAGATCCAGCAGAAGAAGCTCGACGAAGCGACCGCCTACCTGAAGCAGTACGTGCAGCTCGGCGACAAGCAGCCGAACCTCGACGTCGGCCAGGGCTACATCTACCTCGCGCAGATCGCGATCGACCAGAACAACGACGCGCAGGCGTCGCAATGGCTCGACAAGGTCGACCAGACGAGCCAGCACTACCTGCCCGCGCAGATCACGCGCGCGCAGCTGCTGCAGAAACAGGGCAAGACCGACGAGGCGCGCAAGGTGCTCGACGACCTGCCGATCACCGATCCGCGCGACGCGGCCGTGGTCGCACGCACCGACGCGTCGATCCTGTTCACCGCGAAACGCTATCCGGAGGCCGAGGCACGGCTCGGGCAGGCGGTCCAGGACTTCCCGGACGATCCCGACCTGCGCTACGACTACGCGATGGCGGCCGAAAAGACCGGCCACTACACGACGATGGAAAAGCAGTTGCGCGAGCTGATCCGCACGCAGCCCGACAACCCGCAGGCGTACAACGCGCTCGGCTATTCGCTGGCCGACCGCAACCAGCGCCTGCCCGAAGCCAGCAAGCTGATCGACAAGGCGATGACGCTTGCGCCGAACGACGCCTACATCATGGACAGCCTCGGCTGGGTGAAGTACCGGATGGGCGACACGGCCGGTGCGACGAAGGTCCTGCGGCGCGCGTACGAACTGCAGCCGAACGCCGAAATCGGCGCGCACCTCGGCGAAGTGCTGTGGAAGAGCGGCGCGCAGGACGACGCGCGCACCGCGTGGCGTGACGCGCAGAAGCTCGAACCCGACAACGACACGCTCGTGCAGACGCTGAAGCGCCTCCAGGTCAACGGTCTCTGATGCGGATGTTCCCGAAGCTTTCCCTGTCCTCCCGCGCGCAGCGCACGCTGGCCGCGGCCGGCGCGGCGCTCGCGCTCGCCGGTTGCGCGAGTACGCCGCCGTCGGCCAGCGCGCCGACGACGGGCGCGGTGCTGCAAACGGCCGCGACACACGCATACCATGGCCGCTTCGCGGTGCAGTACGACGACCGTCTCGGCAAGCAGCAGCACGTGTACGGCAACTTCGACTGGCAGGAGCACGGCGACGACGTGTCGCTCGAGCTGCGCAGCCCGCTCGGCCAGACGCTTGCGATCGTGAAATCGACGCCGCAGGCGGCCTCCCTCGAACTGCCGAACCGTCCGACGCAATACGCACCGGATGTCGGCGACCTGATGCAGAAAACGCTCGGCTTCGAACTGCCGCTCGCCGGCCTGCGCTACTGGCTGCTGCCGACGGCCGCACCCGCGACGCAAGCGGAAACCGTGCGCGACCCGGCCGACAACACACGCGTCAAGCAGATCCGCCAGGACGGCTGGACGATCGACTACCTTGCCTACGCGGATGCCCCGGCCACGGGCGTCAAACGCGTCAACCTCGTGCGCGCGACACCGCCGCTCGATATCAAGCTCGTGCTCGACCAGTGAGCACCGGCCCAGCCCAGACATACGCATGACCGATTCGACCCGCTCGCTGCGCAACTGCCTTGCGCCCGCGAAACTCAACCTGTTCCTGCACATCACCGGCCGCCGCCCGAATGGCTATCACGATCTGCAGAGCGTGTTCCAGCTGCTGAACTGGGGCGATACGCTGCACTTCACGCTGCGCGACGACGGCCGTGTCGCGCGCGTCACCGACGTGCCCGGCGTGCCCGAGGAAAGCGATCTCGTCGTGCGCGCGGCCAACCTGCTGAAAGCGCATACGGGCACCGCGCACGGCGTCGACATCGAGATCGACAAGCGCCTGCCGATGGGTGCCGGCCTCGGCGGCGGCAGCTCCGACGCGGCGACGACGCTGCTCGCACTGAACCGCCTGTGGCAGCTCGACCTGTCGCGTGTCGAGCTCCAGTCGCTCGCGGTCAAACTCGGCGCAGACGTCCCGTTTTTTATTTTTGGAAAAAATGCGTTCGCAGAGGGTATCGGAGAGGAATTAGCTGAGGTACAATTGCCGACTCGCTGGTTCTTGGTTGTGACGCCAAGCGTTCATGTCCCGACCGCTGAAATATTTTCAGATGAGTTGTTGACAAGAGATACGAAGCCCGTCACAATTGCTGACTTTCTTGCACAGCAAACCAGCGATGCGGGATGGCCAGATAGCTTCGGCCGGAACGACATGCAGGAAGTTGTAACAAGG
The DNA window shown above is from Burkholderia cepacia and carries:
- a CDS encoding LON peptidase substrate-binding domain-containing protein, producing the protein MSSLSTSLIDLPLFPLHTVLFPGGLLPLKVFEARYLDMSRACLRDDAPFGVCLLKSGPEVAQDGAVSVPETIGCMARITECDTGEFGMLYLQAVGTQRFELLSYRVEGNGLLVGIAEPLPDDIPLEGEQTLAQFGSCAEVLERIINALKKSDPEKMPFGEPFRLDDPSWVSNRLAELLPLDLRARQKLMEFPDVGARIDAVHHVLDRHGWL
- the mutY gene encoding A/G-specific adenine glycosylase gives rise to the protein MKPPRIAPAPFPVTPLHRTFATRLVAWQREHGRHDLPWQNTRDPYRIWLSEIMLQQTQVSTVIPYYTRFLERYPDVAALAAAPTDDVMALWAGLGYYSRARNLHRCAQVVVAEHGGAFPATPDALAELPGIGRSTAAAIASFAYGARATILDGNVKRVLARVFGVEGFPGEKRVENDMWALAESLLPDAANAADVSAYTQGLMDLGATLCVRGKPDCARCPFAGDCVAQSTGRQRELPAARPKKAVPTRKTWMLVLRDGDAVLLERRPPTGIWGGLWSLPQADGDAALAELARGFGGGGTVPLAPLMHTFTHFRLEIEPRLSDVADGGGLPSSARDADTAWVPLSRLDAYGVPAPVRKLLDALSGPLL
- the mutM gene encoding bifunctional DNA-formamidopyrimidine glycosylase/DNA-(apurinic or apyrimidinic site) lyase; the encoded protein is MPELPEVEVTRRGIEPFVAGRRVERVDVRTAMLRWPVPAGLAEQLRAREVIAVERRGKYLLFEVDAGWFIVHLGMTGTLRVLPAAGVPVAAKHDHIDWIFDEFVLRFRDPRRFGAVLWHPREAGDVHAHPLLASLGVEPFSPAFTGALLHARTRGRTVSVKQALLAGDMVVGVGNIYASESLFRAGIRPTTAAGKVSLPRYERLADAVRATLADAIERGGSTLRDFVGSNGESGYFQLDCFVYDRAGQPCRVCGTPIRQIVQGQRSTYFCPTCQR
- a CDS encoding tetratricopeptide repeat protein, whose product is MTLPSKLLQKRPAAVRGARAFPVRRALGAALFAAWTLTAFPAHAQDPASDDAESQGAFEHVMPDEQKNLPGVPLTSQIVYQVLAAEVALQRNQPAPAYQTYLALARDTRDPRMAQRATEIALGAQSPADALSAANLWRQYAPDSNRASQVDAALLVLAGKPADAQPMLARELSRATGETRGPAILALQALLVRGSDRVGGLAVLKDMLKNDMNRPEAQLAIARQQLAVDDKDGAAQSLKQALALRPDYLPAALMLSQMGPAERAAGIASFEKYVQQNPKSRDARLALSQLYLADDRLEDAQKQFETMRKLDSKDPTPLMALALIKIQQKKLDEATAYLKQYVQLGDKQPNLDVGQGYIYLAQIAIDQNNDAQASQWLDKVDQTSQHYLPAQITRAQLLQKQGKTDEARKVLDDLPITDPRDAAVVARTDASILFTAKRYPEAEARLGQAVQDFPDDPDLRYDYAMAAEKTGHYTTMEKQLRELIRTQPDNPQAYNALGYSLADRNQRLPEASKLIDKAMTLAPNDAYIMDSLGWVKYRMGDTAGATKVLRRAYELQPNAEIGAHLGEVLWKSGAQDDARTAWRDAQKLEPDNDTLVQTLKRLQVNGL
- the lolB gene encoding lipoprotein insertase outer membrane protein LolB; the encoded protein is MRMFPKLSLSSRAQRTLAAAGAALALAGCASTPPSASAPTTGAVLQTAATHAYHGRFAVQYDDRLGKQQHVYGNFDWQEHGDDVSLELRSPLGQTLAIVKSTPQAASLELPNRPTQYAPDVGDLMQKTLGFELPLAGLRYWLLPTAAPATQAETVRDPADNTRVKQIRQDGWTIDYLAYADAPATGVKRVNLVRATPPLDIKLVLDQ
- the ispE gene encoding 4-(cytidine 5'-diphospho)-2-C-methyl-D-erythritol kinase; translated protein: MTDSTRSLRNCLAPAKLNLFLHITGRRPNGYHDLQSVFQLLNWGDTLHFTLRDDGRVARVTDVPGVPEESDLVVRAANLLKAHTGTAHGVDIEIDKRLPMGAGLGGGSSDAATTLLALNRLWQLDLSRVELQSLAVKLGADVPFFIFGKNAFAEGIGEELAEVQLPTRWFLVVTPSVHVPTAEIFSDELLTRDTKPVTIADFLAQQTSDAGWPDSFGRNDMQEVVTRKYAEVAQAVKWLYDLTPARMTGSGASVFAAFHSKHAAEAAKAKLPASWNGAVAESLNEHPLFAFAS